Proteins from one Geomonas agri genomic window:
- a CDS encoding PAS domain-containing sensor histidine kinase: MIPVTASRTSVRRVKSFPSTSNDNFRLFFTKASLPAVLTKLPEHTFIDANHAFLKLFGYTKEELRGRTFVDVCISREAEEWGPVLAALARRRSVVNLEQTLYARSGQPVTVLTNVNVITMAEGEYALTTLQNITERKRTEEALRAGAARLKHAYQAAHAGAWEWNTATNETVWSEGLWKLYGLSPRSCKPSYDSWRRAVHPEDRDRIEQTVREAVRSRGEIEVEWRVWDQEESERWLLSRGRPLTEDGPIYIGVVFDISEQKMVERELLQYRRHLEALVEQRTRELEERNAALLKEVSERKKTEEALRRSESRYRDLFENSMDAILVAGPNGTILAANGAACDMFGMTEAEFRARGRKPLIHPEERRLMGFLRERAVLGKVRRELTCLRKDGTPFIAEISSVLLDDSGGSFVNLRDISERKRHEEKITALNAGLDQRVRERTAELEEAIREQEAFSYSVSHDLRAPLRHINSYSSMIEEDYGEQLCAEARTYLHRIQGASSRMGSMIDQLLELSRMSRATMVFDSVDLSELVRQALRMFRETEPQREVEAVVQEQVMAWGDRSLLRQLIENLIGNAWKYTAKKEQARIEFGTCEKEGEQVIFVQDNGAGFDMAYRHKLFRAFERLHGSAEFDGAGIGLATSHRIVKRHGGRIWAEGKVGEGATFYFTIPGKRDVEDLPKGEQAD; this comes from the coding sequence ATGATACCTGTAACGGCATCCCGAACAAGTGTCAGAAGAGTAAAATCCTTTCCTTCAACCAGTAACGACAATTTTCGCCTCTTTTTCACCAAGGCTTCTCTCCCCGCAGTACTCACCAAGCTTCCGGAGCATACATTCATCGATGCCAATCACGCCTTCCTCAAACTCTTCGGCTACACCAAGGAGGAACTGAGGGGGAGGACTTTCGTGGACGTCTGCATCAGCAGGGAAGCGGAGGAGTGGGGCCCGGTGCTCGCTGCACTGGCCAGGCGCAGAAGTGTCGTCAACCTGGAGCAGACTCTCTACGCCAGGTCGGGACAGCCGGTCACGGTGCTCACCAACGTGAATGTAATCACCATGGCCGAGGGCGAGTACGCCCTGACCACGCTGCAGAACATTACGGAGCGCAAGCGCACCGAGGAAGCGCTGCGGGCCGGGGCGGCGCGGCTAAAGCATGCCTACCAGGCGGCGCATGCCGGCGCGTGGGAGTGGAACACGGCCACCAACGAAACCGTCTGGAGCGAAGGGCTCTGGAAGCTGTACGGGCTTTCCCCGCGCAGTTGCAAGCCGTCGTACGACTCCTGGCGCCGGGCGGTTCATCCTGAAGACCGCGACCGGATCGAGCAGACCGTGCGGGAAGCGGTGCGTTCCAGGGGGGAAATCGAAGTCGAGTGGCGGGTCTGGGACCAGGAGGAGAGCGAGCGCTGGCTCTTGTCACGCGGACGGCCTCTAACCGAGGACGGGCCGATCTACATCGGCGTCGTGTTCGACATCTCCGAGCAAAAGATGGTGGAGCGGGAACTGCTGCAGTATCGCCGCCACCTGGAGGCGCTGGTCGAACAGCGGACGAGGGAGCTTGAGGAGCGCAACGCGGCGCTGCTTAAAGAGGTGAGCGAGCGCAAGAAAACCGAGGAAGCGCTGCGCCGCAGCGAAAGCCGCTACCGCGACCTCTTCGAAAACAGCATGGACGCGATCCTCGTGGCCGGCCCGAACGGCACCATCCTGGCCGCCAACGGTGCTGCCTGCGACATGTTCGGCATGACGGAGGCGGAATTCCGGGCCCGGGGCCGCAAGCCGCTCATCCACCCCGAGGAGCGGCGCCTGATGGGCTTTCTCAGGGAGAGGGCGGTACTGGGCAAGGTGAGACGCGAGCTTACCTGCCTGAGGAAGGACGGTACTCCCTTCATCGCCGAGATAAGCTCGGTGCTGCTGGACGATTCAGGCGGCTCCTTCGTGAACCTGCGTGACATCAGCGAGCGCAAGCGGCACGAAGAGAAGATCACTGCCCTCAACGCGGGACTGGATCAGCGGGTCAGGGAAAGGACGGCAGAACTGGAGGAGGCGATCCGGGAGCAGGAAGCCTTCAGCTATTCGGTATCGCACGACCTGCGTGCGCCGTTGCGGCACATAAACAGCTACAGCTCCATGATCGAAGAGGATTACGGGGAACAACTGTGCGCAGAAGCAAGGACCTACCTGCACCGGATCCAGGGCGCCTCGAGCAGGATGGGATCGATGATCGACCAGCTGCTGGAGCTGTCGAGAATGAGCCGGGCAACCATGGTGTTCGACTCGGTCGACCTGAGCGAACTGGTGCGGCAGGCACTGCGGATGTTCCGCGAGACCGAGCCGCAACGCGAGGTGGAGGCCGTGGTGCAGGAGCAGGTCATGGCCTGGGGTGACCGCTCCCTGTTGCGGCAGTTGATTGAGAACCTGATCGGCAACGCCTGGAAGTACACCGCCAAAAAAGAGCAGGCTCGTATCGAATTCGGGACCTGCGAGAAGGAGGGAGAGCAGGTTATCTTCGTCCAGGACAACGGGGCCGGCTTCGACATGGCCTATCGGCACAAGCTCTTCCGGGCCTTTGAAAGGCTGCACGGCTCCGCCGAGTTCGACGGGGCGGGGATCGGACTGGCGACTTCGCACCGGATCGTCAAGCGGCACGGGGGAAGGATCTGGGCCGAAGGCAAGGTCGGTGAGGGGGCCACCTTTTACTTCACCATCCCGGGGAAGAGGGACGTGGAGGACCTGCCGAAGGGCGAACAGGCCGATTGA
- a CDS encoding DMT family transporter, whose translation MHSRFSPALTGALAMVICGFLWSLAGLFIKILNWNPFLIAGLRSLIAFLFLFALVGTVRLKWSRPLLGAALANAATMLLFVAANKTTTAANAILLQYLAPVFTAIFSVVFLKEHLYREQVLALVMTLVGMVVLFLDRLSPGQLLGNLMALTSAFTFALMFIFTRMQKDGDPLQSFMASHAVAALVALGVAVFLPLPVFTAKGIGSILILGVVQIGLAAFFFSYGIKRISAVTANLLAVIEPVFNPVWVFLVLGEAPTANTLVGGALILGSVTLASLISARRVPKYPLASS comes from the coding sequence ATGCACAGCAGATTTTCACCTGCCCTCACCGGCGCCCTGGCCATGGTCATCTGCGGCTTTTTATGGAGCCTCGCCGGCCTGTTCATCAAGATCCTAAACTGGAACCCTTTTCTCATCGCCGGATTGAGGAGCCTGATCGCCTTCCTGTTCCTTTTTGCCCTGGTCGGCACGGTGCGTCTCAAGTGGTCCCGTCCGCTCCTTGGCGCCGCCCTCGCCAACGCGGCCACCATGCTTTTGTTCGTCGCTGCCAACAAGACCACCACCGCGGCCAACGCCATTTTGCTGCAGTACCTGGCACCCGTGTTCACCGCCATTTTCAGCGTCGTGTTCCTCAAGGAGCACCTGTACCGCGAGCAGGTGCTCGCCCTGGTCATGACCCTCGTCGGCATGGTGGTGCTGTTTTTGGACCGCCTTTCTCCGGGACAGCTCCTCGGCAACCTCATGGCCCTCACCTCGGCCTTCACCTTTGCGCTGATGTTCATCTTCACCCGGATGCAAAAGGACGGAGACCCGCTGCAGTCGTTCATGGCCTCCCACGCCGTGGCCGCCCTGGTCGCCTTGGGCGTTGCCGTCTTCCTCCCCCTCCCTGTCTTCACCGCCAAGGGGATCGGCAGCATCCTCATCCTCGGCGTGGTGCAGATCGGCCTGGCCGCGTTCTTCTTTTCCTACGGTATAAAACGGATCTCGGCCGTCACCGCCAACCTCCTGGCCGTCATCGAGCCGGTGTTCAACCCGGTCTGGGTCTTCCTGGTCCTCGGTGAAGCACCAACCGCCAACACCCTGGTCGGCGGCGCGCTCATCCTCGGCTCCGTCACCCTCGCCAGCTTGATCAGCGCCCGCAGGGTTCCCAAATATCCCTTAGCCTCCTCTTAA
- a CDS encoding HhH-GPD family protein, protein MHETVTTADLNLFRHTVLDHYRSQGRRLPWRETHDPYAILVSEIMLQQTQVDRVRDKYLEFLAVFPTWQELAEAELSRVLSLWQGLGYNRRAVSLQLCARAVLERFAGTLPCEVAQLESLPGIGPYTARAVAAFAFGIATPFIETNIRSVFIHHFFPDSESVRDAEILPLVELTLDRDDPRQWYYALMDYGASLKRGRANPSRKSAHHVRQSPFRGSNREQRSLILRAILAEPGVPLGRLEEKLTLEGALLARNLAQLEREGFIRQEDGRFWIR, encoded by the coding sequence ATGCATGAAACTGTTACGACAGCAGACCTGAACCTGTTTCGGCACACGGTCCTCGACCACTACCGCAGCCAGGGGCGGCGCCTCCCCTGGCGGGAGACCCACGACCCGTACGCCATCCTGGTGTCGGAGATCATGCTGCAGCAGACCCAGGTGGACCGGGTGCGCGACAAGTACCTCGAGTTCCTGGCGGTATTCCCCACCTGGCAGGAACTGGCCGAGGCGGAACTCTCCCGCGTGCTGTCGCTTTGGCAGGGGCTGGGCTACAACCGGCGGGCGGTATCGCTGCAACTGTGCGCCCGTGCAGTGCTGGAGCGCTTCGCAGGAACGCTTCCGTGCGAGGTGGCACAGCTGGAGTCGCTGCCGGGCATCGGCCCCTACACCGCCCGCGCCGTCGCCGCCTTCGCCTTCGGCATCGCCACTCCCTTCATCGAGACCAACATCCGGTCCGTCTTCATCCACCACTTTTTCCCGGACAGCGAGTCGGTGCGCGACGCCGAGATCCTTCCCCTGGTCGAGCTCACCCTGGACCGGGACGACCCGCGCCAATGGTACTACGCGCTGATGGACTACGGCGCGTCCCTCAAGCGCGGCCGGGCCAACCCGAGCCGCAAGAGCGCACACCACGTGCGCCAGTCGCCGTTTCGGGGCTCCAACCGCGAGCAGCGCAGCCTGATCTTGAGGGCGATCCTGGCCGAGCCGGGGGTGCCCCTGGGGCGGTTGGAGGAAAAGCTCACCCTGGAAGGAGCGCTGCTGGCGCGCAACCTGGCACAGCTCGAGCGGGAGGGTTTTATCAGGCAGGAAGATGGCAGGTTCTGGATCCGCTGA
- a CDS encoding DUF3108 domain-containing protein, which yields MENLRIQICTILVLVLAAVPAAAFPIPERLIYEATWSGIKAGSAILEVTPQGDELRLTNTIRSTGVVSAFFKIDDRIESVITRAGKPKFFRENKREGSYRAAREATFNFTTLRANSVDLLKKIEQTDPITPGTYDSLSSIYFIRASDLPPGRSLSFEIYDTKHLWNTEVRVVQRQEVKTPLGKFKTVMVTSRLRHNGEEAKVGNTTFWFTDDSRRIPVKITSTMKVGQVTLTLVGGL from the coding sequence ATGGAAAATCTCCGCATCCAGATATGCACCATCCTTGTCCTCGTCCTCGCGGCTGTACCGGCCGCGGCCTTTCCCATCCCCGAGCGCCTGATCTACGAGGCGACCTGGTCCGGCATCAAGGCCGGCTCGGCAATTCTCGAAGTCACCCCCCAGGGCGACGAACTCCGCCTTACCAATACTATCCGGTCGACTGGCGTCGTCTCCGCCTTCTTCAAGATCGATGACCGGATCGAATCCGTCATCACCCGCGCCGGCAAGCCGAAGTTCTTCCGGGAGAACAAACGGGAGGGGAGTTACCGGGCCGCGCGGGAAGCGACCTTCAACTTCACCACGCTCAGGGCCAACAGTGTCGACCTGTTGAAAAAGATCGAACAGACCGATCCCATTACCCCCGGCACCTACGACAGCCTCTCCAGCATCTACTTCATCCGCGCCAGCGATCTACCCCCGGGGCGCTCCCTCTCCTTCGAGATCTACGACACCAAGCACTTGTGGAACACGGAAGTCCGGGTGGTGCAGCGACAGGAAGTAAAAACGCCGCTCGGGAAATTCAAGACCGTGATGGTCACCTCCCGGCTCAGGCACAATGGCGAGGAGGCCAAGGTCGGCAATACCACCTTCTGGTTTACCGATGACAGCCGCAGGATCCCCGTGAAGATAACCAGCACCATGAAGGTAGGCCAGGTTACCCTCACCCTGGTCGGCGGTCTTTAG
- a CDS encoding cation diffusion facilitator family transporter has protein sequence MVSAEHDALKRGAARLSVASNATLVVAKLAVGMITGSVSVLSEAVHSGVDLVAAGIAWYSVRESGKPADEDHHYGHGKIENVAGTIEAVLIFGAAFYIIWEAVQKLRAGVVEIEGLGLGAAVMAVSAIANYLVSRHLLNVAAATDSVALEADAMHLRTDVYTSAGVLGGLVAIKLTGIPMLDPLVAIVVALMIIKAAWDLTQSAFFHILDVKLPEEEEAVIHDVLEHYREHLIEYHKLRTRKSGHLRYIDMHLVVPRQMTVEAAHTLSHEITAQIEQRLPYSHILVHLEPCPGGCDRCTLECPKLPPGDR, from the coding sequence ATGGTTTCAGCAGAACACGATGCATTGAAAAGGGGAGCGGCCCGGCTATCGGTGGCCTCGAACGCGACGCTGGTGGTGGCCAAGCTGGCAGTGGGCATGATCACCGGATCGGTCTCGGTGCTGTCCGAGGCGGTCCACTCCGGCGTCGACCTCGTCGCCGCGGGGATCGCCTGGTACTCGGTGCGGGAGTCGGGCAAGCCCGCCGACGAGGACCACCACTACGGCCACGGCAAGATCGAGAACGTCGCCGGCACCATCGAGGCCGTCCTCATCTTCGGCGCCGCCTTCTACATCATCTGGGAGGCGGTCCAAAAGCTTCGCGCCGGGGTGGTGGAAATCGAGGGGCTGGGGCTGGGTGCGGCGGTTATGGCCGTCTCGGCGATCGCCAACTACCTCGTCTCCCGACACCTGTTGAACGTCGCCGCCGCCACCGACTCGGTGGCACTGGAAGCCGACGCCATGCACCTGCGCACCGACGTCTACACCTCGGCCGGCGTCTTGGGCGGACTGGTTGCCATCAAGCTCACCGGCATCCCGATGCTCGACCCGCTGGTCGCCATCGTGGTCGCGCTCATGATCATCAAGGCGGCCTGGGACCTGACCCAGAGCGCGTTCTTCCACATCCTCGACGTGAAACTGCCGGAAGAAGAGGAGGCGGTCATCCACGATGTGCTGGAGCACTACCGCGAGCACCTCATCGAGTACCACAAGCTGCGCACCCGCAAATCGGGACACCTGCGCTACATCGACATGCACCTCGTGGTCCCCCGGCAGATGACCGTGGAGGCGGCGCACACGCTGAGCCACGAGATCACCGCCCAGATCGAGCAGCGGCTACCCTACAGCCACATCCTGGTGCACCTCGAGCCCTGCCCCGGCGGCTGCGACCGCTGCACGCTTGAGTGTCCCAAGCTTCCGCCAGGTGACCGCTAG
- a CDS encoding acetyl-CoA hydrolase/transferase C-terminal domain-containing protein yields MSELHNRIRKSSLHSRITTVDQVIPMFKNGMSLGWSGFTPAGYPKAVPIALADHVEKNQLQGKLRFNLFIGASVGVETEDRWASLDMIDRRWPYQTGKNIQAGINEGRIRMGDKHLSMFAQDLGYGFYTKDNGGRLDLAIIECSAITENGDLVLTASCGAVPEIVQIADKIIIEINTSIPNFEGLHDIVEPITPPNRLPYLICRVDDRAGSPYVRVDNDKIVAIVESDKADNGRAFSEQDDTSEAIAAHIIDFFSAEVKAGRLPKNLLPLQSGVGSIANAVIGGLANGPFTELKVWTEVLQDTMLDFFDSGKLDFASTVSLSFSVDGFKRFYGNWDKYSNKVMMRPLSIANHPEPIRRLGCIAMNTPVEFDIYAHANSTLVGGTRMINGIGGSGDFLRNAYLSIMHTPSARPTKTDPTGITCVVPHVPHVDHTEHDLDVLVTEQGLADLRGLDPKSRAKLIIQKCAHPDYKPLLADYFERAAHDCLGRKAGHEPQLLDRVFKMQVNLAKKGTMKIDNWDI; encoded by the coding sequence ATGTCTGAATTGCACAACAGGATCAGAAAGTCCAGCCTTCACTCCCGGATCACCACCGTCGACCAGGTAATACCGATGTTCAAAAACGGCATGAGCCTCGGCTGGTCCGGCTTCACCCCCGCCGGCTATCCCAAGGCGGTACCCATCGCCCTCGCCGACCACGTCGAGAAGAACCAGCTGCAGGGCAAACTGAGATTCAACCTCTTCATCGGCGCCTCCGTCGGCGTCGAGACCGAAGACCGCTGGGCCTCGCTGGACATGATCGACCGCCGCTGGCCCTACCAGACCGGCAAGAACATCCAGGCCGGCATCAACGAGGGGCGCATCCGCATGGGTGACAAGCACCTCTCCATGTTCGCGCAGGATCTGGGCTACGGCTTCTACACCAAGGACAACGGCGGCCGGCTCGACCTCGCCATCATCGAGTGCTCCGCCATCACCGAAAACGGCGACCTCGTCCTCACCGCCTCCTGCGGCGCCGTGCCCGAGATCGTTCAGATCGCCGACAAGATCATCATCGAGATCAACACCTCGATCCCCAACTTCGAAGGTCTGCATGACATCGTCGAGCCGATCACCCCGCCCAACCGCCTCCCGTACCTCATCTGCCGCGTCGACGACCGCGCCGGCTCCCCTTACGTCCGCGTCGATAACGACAAGATCGTCGCCATCGTCGAGTCGGACAAGGCGGACAACGGCCGCGCCTTCAGCGAGCAGGACGACACCTCGGAAGCGATCGCCGCGCACATCATCGACTTCTTCTCCGCCGAGGTGAAGGCCGGGCGCCTGCCGAAAAACCTCCTGCCGCTGCAGTCCGGGGTCGGCTCCATCGCCAATGCCGTCATCGGCGGCCTGGCCAACGGCCCCTTCACCGAGTTGAAGGTCTGGACCGAAGTGCTGCAGGACACCATGCTCGACTTCTTCGACTCCGGCAAGCTCGACTTCGCCTCCACCGTGTCGCTCTCCTTCTCCGTGGACGGCTTCAAGCGCTTCTACGGCAACTGGGACAAGTACTCGAACAAGGTGATGATGCGTCCGCTCTCCATCGCCAACCACCCCGAGCCGATCCGCCGCCTTGGCTGCATCGCCATGAACACCCCGGTCGAGTTCGACATCTACGCCCACGCCAACTCGACCCTGGTCGGCGGCACCAGGATGATCAACGGCATCGGCGGTTCCGGCGACTTCCTGAGAAACGCCTACCTCTCCATCATGCACACGCCGTCGGCGCGCCCGACCAAGACCGACCCAACCGGCATCACCTGCGTCGTGCCGCACGTGCCGCACGTCGACCACACCGAGCATGACCTCGACGTCCTGGTCACCGAGCAGGGTCTCGCCGACCTGCGCGGCCTCGATCCCAAGAGCCGCGCCAAGCTCATCATCCAGAAATGCGCGCACCCCGACTACAAGCCGCTCCTCGCCGACTACTTCGAGCGCGCCGCGCACGACTGCCTGGGCAGGAAGGCCGGCCACGAGCCGCAGCTTCTGGACCGCGTTTTCAAGATGCAGGTGAACCTGGCCAAGAAGGGAACCATGAAGATCGACAACTGGGACATCTAG
- a CDS encoding TetR/AcrR family transcriptional regulator, translating into MEKTECNKKLLDVATQLFSERGLHGVSIRELSQAAGASISMISYHFGGKEGLYSAVLQRQFACFAEIHAIRERVSDPVEMVESYLRWTFRRHRDNPYLLRFYTSELTNPTAFFSTLVMPVIDEVIVIMAQAIEEGKRQKRFREDVDPTNAALALAGMVNYFFLSSLATENLISHSPERDEDLVQQYLRIFTCGVGA; encoded by the coding sequence ATGGAAAAAACGGAGTGCAACAAGAAGTTATTGGATGTGGCGACGCAGCTCTTCTCGGAGCGGGGGCTGCACGGCGTGAGCATCCGTGAGCTTTCCCAGGCGGCAGGAGCGAGCATCTCGATGATCTCGTACCATTTCGGGGGGAAGGAAGGGCTTTACTCCGCGGTGCTGCAGCGGCAGTTCGCCTGTTTCGCGGAGATTCACGCCATCAGGGAGCGGGTGAGCGACCCGGTGGAGATGGTGGAGAGCTACCTGCGCTGGACCTTCCGCAGGCACCGGGACAACCCGTACCTGCTGCGCTTCTACACCAGTGAGCTAACCAACCCGACGGCTTTTTTCAGCACGCTGGTCATGCCGGTCATCGACGAGGTGATCGTGATCATGGCGCAGGCGATCGAAGAAGGGAAACGGCAGAAGAGGTTCCGTGAGGATGTGGACCCGACCAACGCGGCGCTGGCGCTGGCGGGGATGGTGAATTACTTCTTTTTGAGCAGCCTTGCCACCGAGAACCTGATCAGCCACTCGCCGGAGCGGGACGAGGACCTGGTGCAGCAGTACTTGAGGATCTTCACCTGCGGGGTGGGCGCCTGA